The following proteins are encoded in a genomic region of Coregonus clupeaformis isolate EN_2021a unplaced genomic scaffold, ASM2061545v1 scaf6395, whole genome shotgun sequence:
- the LOC123491002 gene encoding trafficking kinesin-binding protein 2-like, translating into MTKTYNDIEVVTHLLAERDRDLELAARIGQSLLQRNHLLQERNESVEEQLAQTLDQVHQLQHELGKKDELLRMVASASEESETDSSCSTPLHPRQPLAPAAALSQLEALQGKMSDLEEENLALRSEACHLKKETITYEEKEHQLVSDCVKELRESNSQMVNLTEELSHKNEEVMRHQEEITQLLSQIVELQHRVKELALEKEELRIHLQASKDAQRSLTAEVSCLAMNTSLNSDSIEVH; encoded by the exons ATGACCAAGACCTACAATGACATTGAGGTTGTCACACATCTACTGGCTGAG CGGGACCGGGACTTGGAGCTGGCCGCTCGGATTGGTCAGTCTCTGCTTCAGAGGAACCACCTGCTCCAGGAACGTAATGAGTCTGTGGAGGAACAGCTAGCACAGACCCTggaccag GTGCACCAGCTACAACATGAGCTGGGGAAGAAGGATGAGTTGCTGCGGATGGTGGCCAGCGCTTCGGAGGAGAGTGAGACGGATTCCAGCTGCTCAACGCCGCTGCACCCCCGCCAACCCCTAGCGCCCGCTGCGGCCCTCAGCCAGCTGGAGGCCCTGCAGGGGAAAATGTCTGATCTGGAAGAGGAGAATCTGGCCCTACGCTCTGAG GCCTGTCATCTGAAGAAGGAGACCATCACCTACGAGGAGAAAGAACATCAGCTGGTCAGCGACTGTGTCAAGGAGCTAC GCGAGTCCAACAGTCAGATGGTGAACCTGACAGAGGAGCTGTCCCATAAGAATGAGGAGGTGATGAGACACCAGGAGGAGATTACCCAGCTCCTCTCCCAGATAGTAGAGCTCCAACACCGCGTCAAAGAG ttgGCCCTGGAGAAAGAGGAACTGAGGATTCACCTACAGGCCTCTAAAGATGCCCAGAGATCACTCACTGCAGAGGTGAGTTGTCTAGCAATGAACACTTCATTGAACTCTGACTCCATAGAAGTGCATTAA